One Streptomyces hundungensis DNA segment encodes these proteins:
- a CDS encoding non-ribosomal peptide synthetase translates to MTGFQLEDVLPLTPLQAGMLFHALYDSDAVDVYTAQFVFDLEGPVSPTALRAAVAGLLRRHANLRVGFLHEDLDQPVQAVAAEVPTPLEELDLTGADAAGTAQERLAAFLAADRTRRFDLTTPPLLRFTLVRTAPRRSRLVMTSHHILLDGWSMPLLVRELFELYAAHGDDSALPRVAPYRTYLAWLAGQDRTAALDAWRAALAGIEAPTLLAGRAVTDAPRSGDLPRTLVLDLDPATTSRLRETARAHRLTLNTLVQGAWGLLLGHLTGRPDVLFGTTVSGRPPEIPGIETMVGLFINTVPVRLRPEPGETLAALLSRLQEEQGRLLGSQHLGLTEIRGTTGLDELFDTLAVFENYPMDAEALRTAQQALPDLAVTGFSGTDAAHYPLTLTIAPGDALRITFGYREAVLDRDEVARIVARTRRILTAMAAGLERRADAVPVLLDGEENELLRQGRGAPLREDPTTVSIPDAVAQHAARHPHAVAVSGADGQLTYRQLLDACDETARALTGLGVRAEDGVGILTGRSTAQVTASLAALRAGGAYVPLDPRWPAERLGRVAEVASLRALVVDATTRTHPWVRALGPDVAVLTVDADGRAEQGSSAARGPLPTVPGGDRLAYVMFTSGSTGLPKGVGVTHADITALARDRTWADGASEAVLLHSAYVFDASTFELWVPLLTGGRVVVAPEGTLQPAVLRDLVARHGVTAAFLTTALFDVIAEADPGALGLLRLVASGGEAAAPGVHQRLAAAHPDTVFLNAYGPTETTTFATLHHVRADDAPGQAPAIGRPLDGMRGYVLDRALRPVPTGAEGELYIAGPGVARGYLGRPDLTATRFVADPFAATGERMYRTGDLVRRDADGVLHYVARADQQIKLRGHRIEPGEIEMVLCADPSVRSACVLVREDLPGDRTLTAYVVPVPGHLPDPDRLRAHIGRHLPAYMVPTAFHTLDEFPLTLNGKIDRAALPAPAVPAGTPGRAPGNAREEILAGLFAEVLGLPGVGVDDDFFALGGHSLLATRLVGRLRSALDTETEIRTLFDNPTVATLARALEGAEHSARPALVPQPRTGPLPLSYAQHRLWFLHRLEGPSATYNIPFAVRLDGPLDTQALRQALHDIVDRHAALRTVFPEDENGPHQHITPPGEARLPFTVETIGAAELPDRIGAAATRPIDIEHCLPIRATLLRLAEDAHVLVLVIHHIAADGTSLAPLSRDLATAYRARVETQTAPSWSELPVDYADYALWQRAMLGDEHDPESLVSRQLAYWEKALRDLPEMVDLPWDRPRPAVPSHTGATHDFGLDRATAQGIRDLARAGGCSVFMVLQAALAVVLSRHGAGEDIPLGTAVAGRTDEAASELVGFFVNTLVLRTDLSGDPTFRDLLDRVKDVNLSAHAHQDVPFERLVELLNPARSQNHHPLFQTMLVLQNHTHAAPLDLPGLTVGAVPARPAVSKFDLSFTFTETPGDGGATDAAATGGMRAAVDYATELFDAATVRDLADRLTLLLTAVTADPDRPLHTYDVLLPGERARVAAWGTGPVEDLPAATVPALFEQRVRDTPDAPAVRDAHTTLTYAELDARAADLAGRLAALGIGPEDRVAVALPRTRELVVALLGVLKAGAAYVALDPDYPAQRLTYMLDDARPRLLLTTPEVHRRLPESAVPHLHLTDLPNTTPPTGGPASRTAGNLRPEHPAYVIYTSGSTGRPKGVVVTHRGAGAMARTQIERLRVTPARRVLHMASVSFDAAFWELCMALLSGACLEIDERDALMPGPALAALIEQREITHLTLPPAALAVMAPGSLPAGTTVVLAGEACSPTLVRAWAKDRFLVNAYGPTETTVCATMSGFQHADGPLAPDRAVPIGTPVNGTRVHVLDDRLAPVPPGVTGELYVSGEGVARGYHGRAGLTASRFVADPFDRAGGRMYRTGDLVRWTNDGELVYVSRADDQVKLRGFRIELGEIEAVLTALPGVAAACAVVREDRPGDRRLVAYTVPADGTRGPDQAEVRAHLADTLPDHMIPAACVRLEALPVTPNGKTDRRALPAPDRVGPAGGRAPRTARERVLCEVFAETLGLPEVGVTDDFFALGGHSLLAVSLARRIGERCGRRLSLRALFAAPTVEGVDRLLGLAPGDDGRAGTDAPDLTADIRLAADITGHRRRRADPDTAPSRRPSRPSPRPLLTGASGFLGAFLLRDLIELTDGPVDCLVRAENEQRAAERLRANLEHYRLWDPRYTDLIRPVPGDLATPGLGLAAEDRTALARRLGPIVHNGARVNFAAGYAELRAPNVAGTQELLRLLADSASPGMHYVSTTGVYAPVGRPAPVTESTPTGPPDALPDGYAQSKWVAEGLVEAARERGLPVTIHRPGRISGDTATGACQDRDLLWQLIKGCLQAGMVPDLESGSTDWVPVDHVSKAIVALSSTSLTGTDIYHLTNPDAPTLARVFETAAGMGHELRPVSVEQWRARVAAQEHNAAQLFLGDEAGARREATTHASFDSTRTDKILADLGVHRPVLTEEILARYLTYFHETGFLPEPGPVGRRAL, encoded by the coding sequence GTGACCGGGTTCCAGCTGGAGGACGTACTGCCGCTGACGCCGTTGCAGGCCGGCATGCTCTTCCACGCGCTGTACGACTCCGACGCCGTCGACGTCTACACCGCACAGTTCGTCTTCGACCTCGAAGGACCCGTCAGCCCCACCGCGCTGCGGGCCGCCGTCGCTGGCCTGCTGCGCCGCCACGCCAATCTGCGGGTCGGGTTCCTCCACGAGGACCTGGACCAACCCGTGCAGGCCGTGGCCGCCGAGGTGCCGACGCCGCTGGAAGAGCTCGACCTGACCGGCGCGGACGCCGCGGGCACGGCGCAGGAACGTCTCGCCGCGTTCCTCGCCGCCGACCGGACCCGCCGCTTCGACCTCACCACCCCGCCGTTGCTGAGGTTCACCCTGGTGCGCACCGCGCCGCGGCGCTCCCGGCTGGTGATGACGAGCCATCACATCCTCCTCGACGGCTGGTCGATGCCCCTGCTCGTCCGTGAACTGTTCGAGCTGTACGCCGCCCACGGCGACGACAGCGCCCTGCCGCGCGTCGCCCCCTACCGCACCTATCTCGCCTGGCTGGCCGGGCAGGACCGCACGGCCGCCCTGGACGCCTGGCGCGCCGCCCTGGCCGGTATCGAGGCGCCCACCCTGCTCGCCGGACGCGCGGTCACGGACGCGCCGCGTTCCGGCGACCTTCCGCGCACCCTCGTCCTCGACCTGGACCCGGCCACCACGAGCCGGCTGCGCGAGACGGCCCGTGCCCATCGGCTGACCCTCAACACCCTGGTCCAGGGCGCCTGGGGGCTGCTTCTCGGACACCTCACCGGACGCCCCGACGTGCTGTTCGGCACCACCGTCTCAGGTCGCCCGCCGGAGATCCCCGGCATCGAGACGATGGTCGGCCTGTTCATCAACACCGTGCCCGTCCGACTGCGCCCCGAGCCCGGTGAGACCCTGGCCGCACTGCTGAGCCGGCTCCAGGAGGAACAGGGCCGGCTGCTCGGCAGCCAGCACCTGGGCCTCACCGAGATTCGCGGCACCACCGGCCTGGACGAACTCTTCGACACGCTCGCCGTGTTCGAGAACTACCCGATGGACGCGGAGGCGCTGCGCACCGCGCAGCAGGCACTGCCCGACCTCGCCGTCACCGGGTTCAGCGGCACCGACGCGGCCCACTACCCCCTCACCCTCACCATCGCTCCCGGCGATGCCCTGCGCATCACCTTCGGCTACCGCGAGGCCGTACTGGACCGCGATGAAGTGGCCCGCATCGTCGCCCGGACGCGCCGCATCCTGACGGCGATGGCGGCCGGACTCGAGCGCCGCGCCGACGCCGTCCCGGTCCTCCTGGACGGCGAGGAGAACGAACTCCTGCGTCAGGGCCGCGGCGCCCCGCTCCGCGAGGACCCGACCACCGTGAGCATCCCCGATGCCGTCGCCCAGCATGCCGCCCGCCACCCGCACGCGGTCGCGGTGTCCGGCGCCGACGGACAGCTCACCTACCGGCAACTCCTCGACGCCTGCGACGAAACGGCACGCGCGCTCACCGGGCTCGGCGTCCGCGCGGAGGACGGCGTCGGCATCCTCACCGGCCGCTCCACGGCCCAGGTCACCGCCTCCCTGGCCGCCCTGCGCGCAGGAGGCGCCTATGTGCCCCTCGACCCTCGATGGCCCGCCGAACGCCTCGGCCGCGTCGCCGAGGTGGCCTCCCTGCGCGCCCTGGTGGTCGACGCCACCACCCGTACACACCCGTGGGTGCGCGCGCTCGGCCCCGACGTCGCCGTACTCACCGTCGACGCCGACGGCCGCGCCGAACAGGGCTCCTCGGCCGCCCGCGGACCCCTTCCCACTGTGCCCGGCGGCGACCGGCTGGCGTACGTGATGTTCACCTCCGGCTCCACCGGCCTGCCCAAGGGCGTCGGCGTCACCCACGCCGACATCACGGCCCTCGCCCGCGACCGGACGTGGGCGGACGGAGCGTCCGAGGCGGTTCTGCTGCACTCCGCGTACGTCTTCGACGCCTCCACCTTCGAGTTATGGGTCCCGCTCCTGACGGGCGGGCGCGTCGTGGTGGCCCCCGAGGGCACCCTCCAGCCCGCCGTCCTGCGCGACCTGGTCGCCCGGCACGGCGTGACCGCGGCGTTCCTGACGACCGCCCTGTTCGACGTGATCGCCGAGGCCGACCCGGGCGCCCTGGGCCTGCTGCGCCTGGTGGCCTCAGGTGGGGAAGCCGCCGCACCCGGCGTCCACCAACGCCTTGCCGCCGCACACCCCGACACCGTCTTCCTCAACGCCTACGGCCCCACCGAGACCACCACCTTCGCCACCCTGCACCACGTACGCGCCGACGACGCCCCCGGACAGGCTCCCGCCATCGGGCGCCCCCTCGACGGCATGCGCGGCTACGTCCTGGACCGCGCGCTGCGCCCCGTCCCGACCGGGGCCGAGGGCGAGCTGTACATCGCGGGCCCCGGCGTCGCCCGCGGCTACCTCGGACGCCCGGACCTCACCGCCACCCGGTTCGTCGCCGACCCGTTCGCGGCCACCGGCGAGCGGATGTACCGCACCGGCGACCTCGTGCGCCGGGACGCCGACGGCGTCCTGCACTACGTGGCCCGCGCCGACCAGCAGATCAAACTCCGCGGCCACCGCATCGAACCCGGCGAGATCGAGATGGTGCTCTGCGCCGACCCGTCCGTACGGTCCGCCTGCGTCCTGGTCCGCGAGGACCTGCCCGGCGACCGCACCCTGACCGCCTACGTCGTTCCGGTGCCAGGCCACCTTCCGGACCCCGACCGGCTCCGCGCGCACATCGGGCGCCACCTTCCCGCCTACATGGTGCCGACCGCCTTCCACACCCTCGACGAGTTTCCGCTGACCCTCAACGGCAAGATCGACCGGGCGGCCCTGCCCGCGCCCGCCGTCCCGGCCGGTACGCCGGGCCGGGCACCGGGCAACGCCCGCGAGGAGATCCTCGCCGGCCTCTTCGCGGAAGTCCTCGGGCTGCCCGGCGTCGGCGTAGACGACGACTTCTTCGCCCTCGGCGGGCACTCGCTGCTCGCCACCCGACTCGTCGGACGGCTACGCAGCGCCCTGGACACCGAGACCGAGATCCGCACCCTCTTCGACAACCCCACCGTCGCCACCCTCGCCCGCGCCCTGGAAGGGGCGGAACACAGCGCCCGCCCCGCCCTCGTACCCCAGCCACGCACCGGTCCGCTCCCGCTGTCCTACGCCCAGCACCGCCTGTGGTTCCTGCACCGGCTCGAAGGCCCCTCCGCCACGTACAACATCCCCTTCGCGGTACGCCTCGACGGGCCGCTCGACACCCAAGCCCTACGCCAGGCCCTGCACGACATCGTCGACCGGCACGCGGCCCTGCGCACGGTCTTCCCCGAGGACGAGAACGGGCCACACCAGCACATCACGCCCCCGGGCGAGGCACGCCTGCCGTTCACCGTGGAAACGATCGGCGCGGCAGAGCTCCCCGACCGGATCGGCGCGGCCGCGACCCGACCCATCGACATCGAGCACTGCCTCCCGATCCGGGCGACCCTGCTGCGCCTGGCCGAGGACGCGCACGTCCTGGTCCTGGTGATCCATCACATCGCCGCCGACGGCACGTCACTGGCACCGTTGAGCCGCGATCTCGCCACCGCCTACCGAGCCCGCGTCGAGACCCAAACCGCCCCGTCCTGGTCCGAACTCCCCGTGGACTACGCCGACTACGCGCTCTGGCAGCGCGCCATGCTCGGGGACGAGCACGACCCCGAGAGCCTCGTGTCCCGTCAACTCGCGTACTGGGAAAAGGCGTTGAGGGATCTGCCGGAGATGGTCGACCTGCCGTGGGACCGTCCTCGTCCCGCGGTGCCCAGCCACACCGGTGCCACCCATGACTTCGGCCTCGATCGGGCCACCGCCCAGGGGATCAGGGACCTCGCCCGCGCCGGGGGATGCAGCGTCTTCATGGTGCTCCAGGCGGCCCTCGCGGTGGTCCTGTCCCGGCACGGCGCGGGCGAGGACATCCCGCTGGGCACGGCCGTGGCCGGACGCACCGACGAGGCGGCGTCCGAACTCGTCGGCTTCTTCGTCAACACCCTCGTCCTGCGCACCGACCTCAGCGGCGATCCCACCTTCCGAGACCTCCTGGACCGGGTCAAGGACGTCAACCTCTCCGCCCACGCCCACCAGGACGTCCCCTTCGAGCGACTGGTGGAACTCCTCAACCCCGCCCGCTCACAGAACCACCACCCGCTCTTCCAGACCATGCTCGTCCTCCAGAACCACACCCACGCCGCCCCCCTCGATCTGCCCGGCCTCACGGTGGGCGCCGTGCCGGCGCGGCCCGCGGTGAGCAAGTTCGACCTCTCCTTCACCTTCACCGAGACACCGGGCGACGGCGGAGCGACCGACGCCGCAGCGACCGGCGGAATGCGGGCGGCCGTCGACTACGCCACGGAACTCTTCGACGCCGCCACGGTCCGCGACCTCGCCGACCGGCTCACCCTGCTCCTGACGGCGGTCACCGCCGATCCCGACCGCCCGCTGCACACCTACGACGTCCTCCTGCCCGGCGAGCGAGCCCGCGTCGCCGCCTGGGGTACCGGCCCCGTCGAGGACCTGCCCGCCGCCACCGTCCCGGCCCTGTTCGAACAGAGGGTCCGGGACACGCCGGACGCTCCCGCGGTCCGCGACGCCCACACCACGCTCACCTATGCCGAGCTCGACGCCCGCGCCGCCGACCTCGCCGGCCGTCTCGCCGCGCTGGGCATCGGCCCCGAGGACCGGGTGGCCGTCGCGCTGCCCCGTACCCGCGAGCTCGTCGTGGCGCTCCTCGGCGTCCTCAAGGCCGGCGCCGCCTACGTAGCCCTGGACCCGGACTACCCGGCCCAGCGCCTGACCTACATGCTCGACGACGCCCGGCCGCGCCTCCTGTTGACCACCCCCGAAGTCCACCGGCGCCTCCCGGAGTCGGCGGTGCCGCACCTGCACCTCACGGACCTCCCGAACACCACCCCGCCGACCGGGGGTCCTGCCTCCCGGACCGCCGGGAACCTGCGCCCGGAGCACCCCGCGTACGTCATCTACACCTCGGGTTCCACCGGCCGTCCCAAGGGCGTCGTGGTCACCCACCGCGGCGCCGGCGCCATGGCCAGGACCCAGATCGAACGGCTGCGGGTGACCCCCGCGCGCCGGGTGCTGCACATGGCCTCCGTCAGCTTCGACGCCGCGTTCTGGGAGCTGTGCATGGCACTGCTCTCCGGGGCCTGCCTGGAGATCGACGAACGCGACGCACTGATGCCCGGCCCCGCCCTCGCCGCGCTGATCGAGCAACGGGAAATCACCCACCTCACCCTGCCGCCCGCCGCCCTCGCGGTCATGGCGCCCGGCTCCCTGCCCGCGGGCACGACCGTGGTCCTCGCGGGCGAGGCCTGCTCTCCCACCCTCGTACGGGCCTGGGCGAAGGACCGCTTCCTCGTCAACGCCTACGGACCCACGGAAACCACCGTCTGCGCCACCATGAGCGGCTTCCAGCACGCGGACGGCCCCCTCGCCCCGGACCGCGCCGTCCCCATCGGCACCCCCGTCAACGGCACCCGCGTCCACGTCCTGGACGACCGGCTGGCCCCGGTGCCGCCCGGTGTCACCGGCGAACTGTACGTCTCGGGCGAGGGCGTGGCCCGGGGCTACCACGGCCGGGCCGGCCTGACCGCGTCACGCTTCGTCGCCGACCCCTTCGACCGGGCAGGCGGCCGCATGTACCGCACCGGCGACCTGGTGCGCTGGACGAACGACGGAGAACTCGTCTACGTCTCCCGCGCCGACGACCAGGTCAAGCTCCGCGGTTTCCGCATCGAGCTCGGCGAGATCGAGGCCGTGCTCACCGCGCTGCCCGGCGTCGCCGCGGCCTGCGCGGTGGTCCGCGAGGACCGGCCGGGCGACCGGCGCCTGGTCGCCTACACCGTGCCCGCGGACGGCACGCGGGGCCCGGACCAGGCCGAAGTACGAGCGCACCTGGCCGACACGCTCCCCGACCATATGATCCCCGCCGCCTGCGTACGCCTCGAGGCCCTGCCCGTCACCCCCAACGGCAAGACCGACCGGCGTGCCCTGCCCGCACCCGACCGGGTCGGGCCCGCCGGCGGCCGCGCACCGCGCACCGCCCGCGAACGCGTCCTGTGCGAGGTGTTCGCGGAGACGCTCGGCCTCCCCGAAGTCGGCGTCACCGACGACTTCTTCGCTCTCGGCGGCCACTCGCTGCTCGCCGTGAGCCTGGCCCGGCGGATCGGCGAGCGATGCGGCCGCCGGCTCTCCCTGCGCGCCCTGTTCGCCGCGCCCACCGTGGAGGGCGTGGACCGCCTCCTGGGCCTCGCGCCGGGAGACGACGGTCGGGCCGGCACGGACGCACCCGACCTCACCGCCGACATCCGCCTGGCCGCGGACATCACCGGCCACCGGCGTCGGCGGGCGGACCCGGATACGGCCCCCTCCCGACGCCCCTCACGTCCTTCGCCCCGGCCCCTGCTCACCGGCGCCTCCGGGTTCCTCGGGGCCTTCCTCCTGCGCGACCTCATCGAACTCACCGACGGCCCGGTCGACTGCCTGGTGCGCGCCGAGAACGAACAGCGGGCGGCGGAGCGCCTGCGGGCCAACCTGGAGCACTACCGTCTCTGGGACCCCCGATACACGGACCTGATCCGTCCCGTCCCCGGCGACCTCGCGACCCCCGGCCTCGGCCTGGCGGCCGAGGACCGCACAGCGCTGGCCCGCCGCCTCGGGCCGATCGTGCACAACGGGGCTCGGGTCAACTTCGCCGCCGGGTACGCCGAGTTGCGCGCCCCCAACGTGGCCGGCACCCAGGAACTGCTGCGCCTGCTCGCCGACTCCGCCTCGCCAGGGATGCACTACGTCTCGACCACCGGCGTCTACGCCCCCGTGGGCCGCCCCGCCCCCGTAACCGAATCGACCCCGACAGGACCGCCCGACGCGCTGCCCGACGGATACGCGCAGAGCAAGTGGGTCGCGGAAGGACTCGTCGAGGCGGCCCGCGAACGCGGACTGCCGGTGACCATCCACCGGCCGGGCCGCATCAGTGGCGACACCGCCACCGGCGCCTGCCAGGACCGGGACCTGTTGTGGCAGTTGATCAAGGGGTGTCTCCAGGCGGGAATGGTGCCGGACCTGGAGTCCGGCTCCACGGACTGGGTGCCGGTGGACCACGTCAGCAAAGCGATCGTGGCCCTCTCCTCGACCAGCCTGACGGGGACGGACATCTACCACCTCACCAACCCGGACGCCCCGACCCTGGCCCGAGTGTTCGAAACGGCCGCCGGCATGGGCCACGAACTGCGCCCGGTCTCCGTCGAACAGTGGCGGGCCCGCGTCGCGGCCCAGGAGCACAACGCGGCGCAGCTGTTCCTCGGCGACGAGGCGGGGGCGCGGCGCGAGGCGACTACTCACGCGAGCTTCGACTCGACCAGGACGGACAAGATCCTGGCCGACCTGGGCGTCCACCGACCCGTGCTGACCGAGGAAATCCTGGCCCGCTACCTGACCTACTTCCACGAGACGGGCTTCCTGCCCGAGCCGGGGCCAGTAGGGCGGCGAGCTCTCTGA